In Bactrocera oleae isolate idBacOlea1 chromosome 5, idBacOlea1, whole genome shotgun sequence, a genomic segment contains:
- the Dna2 gene encoding DNA replication ATP-dependent helicase/nuclease DNA2, whose amino-acid sequence MSTLKRVKSPMEQQNKTSTKKLRISNNEIKSFDIDGFSTTELENVFDSDDDFDVIINSKNLSVPQGKLLDLSKWQRCIVVEVERERSTFDLVLQVRLANCEQVENFDKEYNTVLTKCRLQQQWSHTDVKKDDIISLTCLWDQKLMCYKVNNEHGFCVTNPDTLISSTSVVGSLFCRRKAVLQERFKGIDANSKIMVVGSMVHEMLQLVLQKNLRNADDIESTARKLLHSKETAYELYANLMSRDDLEFEMQKFIPNVISFVEQYIKGNPPNVRLKDTFQGTIEHIQDIEENVWVPQLGLKGKVDVSVRMKQRKHEKATNAIPLELKTGRATFSMEHKGQVMLYQMMLTAIGRETNSSLLLYLREGIMRELRGTRNEQRDLIMLRNDLARYISYLSDISATNTTAVATEEEDKFLQPLKLPEPISHHSACGNCEYATVCCTFAKTDPELHLRKGHPLLTVMHNVTEHLQIDDYKYFMHWCRLLALEEHEMKKSNNLRSLWTSTPEQRKKKGLAIVDVQLKNITCEGTHYLNNFMIAATGDNRDADLLLSGFSIGEYVIISTRKRLAVAAGSIVNMTSAEITVSLERDLKKNYANVAFIIDKHESQSGNSFNFTNVSLLLDNNERAKILRDIIVQRTQPTYRKVLPKIVATAGAAILKQLNSVQRSAVLKALTVESYMLIKGLPGTGKTQTLVAIVRLLHLMGKSVLITSHTHSAVDNLLVRLKAHKLPILRLGSGARINAELQEFGERTLLQDCASIEELTQKYNSYNIVGVTCLGSAHPLFLHRKFDFCIVDEATQVMQATTLRPLFFCDKFILVGDPEQLPPLIRSKEARQLGADESLFERLDTKTATAVLTLQYRMNKTITRLANELTYKGALQCASKEVELDALQVNLARDKKPAKWLQRALQTHIDQAVYLLDTNDCIERLNAFNSGEKSTALLTAAARFIDKEERKESVPSPTDNEKQNKSAKRISKYTNYCEAAIIMHIVEQLLLAGYAPARIGVIAPYRAQVELLRNLTAQFELHHNTETSKLSFSSVEVNTVDQYQGRDKDIVLFSGTRTGTVDANERAREAEILEDKRRLTVAITRAKRKLLLVGDAACLTEYTPFHLLLEHIPSYCKLQLEDGKLGFEWQTLLNNISSIIKT is encoded by the exons ATGAGTACATTAAAAAGAGTAAAATCGCCAATGgagcaacaaaataaaacttcTACAAAGAAGTTAAGAATTAGTAATAATGAGATAAAATCATTTGATATTGATGGTTTTAGTACTACAGAGTTGGAAAACGTTTTTGACAGTGATGATGACTTTGATGTAATTATAAATAGCAAAAACTTATCAGTGCCGCAAGGTAAACTTTTAGATCTTAGTAAATGGCAACGATGCATTGTAGTGGAAGTGGAGCGGGAACGATCTACTTTCGATTTAGTGCTACAAGTGCGCTTAGCCAACTGCGAACAAGTGGAGAATTTCGACAAGGAATATAACACTGTATTGACAAAATGCCGCCTGCAGCAACAGTGGAGCCACACTGATGTTAAGAAAGATGACATTATCTCCCTAACATGCTTGTGGGATCAAAAATTGATGTGCTATAAAGTAAATAATGAGCATGGATTTTGTGTCACTAACCCTGACACATTAATTTCTAGTACTAGTGTAGTTGGCTCGCTTTTCTGCCGTAGAAAAGCAGTGCTGCAGGAGCGCTTCAAGGGAATTGATGCCAACAGCAAAATT ATGGTAGTGGGGTCAATGGTACATGAAATGTTGCAGTTGGTACTACAGAAAAACCTAAGAAACGCAGATGATATTGAGTCCACTGCTAGAAAATTATTACACTCCAAGGAAACAGCTTATGAACTTTATGCGAATTTAATGTCACGTGATGATCTAGAATTTGAAATGCAAAAGTTTATACCAAATGTGATAAGTTTTGTAGAACAATACATTAAAGGCAATCCACCAAATGTG CGTCTTAAAGACACTTTCCAAGGTACTATTGAACACATACAGGACATTGAAGAgaatgtttgggtgccacaacTCGGTTTGAAAGGTAAAGTAGACGTATCGGTGCGCATGAAGCAACGAAAACATGAAAAAGCCACAAATGCTATACCGTTAGAATTGAAAACTGGACGCGCCACTTTTTCAATGGAGCATAAGGGTCAGGTTATGTTATACCAAATGATGCTAACTGCAATTGGACGTGAAACGAATTCCagtttattactttatttacgTGAAGGCATAATGCGCGAGTTACGTGGAACCCGTAATGAACAGCGTGACCTTATAATGTTACGTAACGATTTAGCGCGCTATATATCATACCTTAGTGATATATCAGCAACTAATACAACGGCCGTAGCAACTGAAGAAGAGGACAAATTTTTACAGCCCTTAAAGTTGCCGGAACCAATTTCACATCACAGCGCCTGTGGCAATTGTGAATATGCAACAGTTTGCTGCACTTTCGCCAAGACTGACCCAGAACTACATTTAAGAAAAGGTCATCCTTTATTAACAGTTATGCACAATGTCACCGAACACTTACAAATAGATGATTACAAGTATTTTATGCACTGGTGTCGTTTGCTTGCATTAGAAGAACATGAAATGAAGAAGTCGAACAATTTGCGGTCTCTTTGGACCAGTACACCAGAACAACGTAAGAAAAAAGGTCTTGCAATTGTGGATGTGCagctgaaaaacattacttGTGAGGGAACgcattatttaaacaatttcatgATAGCGGCAACTGGCGATAATAGAGACGCGGATTTATTGTTGAGTGgt TTCTCTATCGGCGAATATGTGATAATCAGCACACGCAAACGGCTAGCTGTGGCAGCTGGCTCAATTGTCAATATGACAAGTGCCGAAATTACCGTTAGTCTCGAACGCGATCTGAAGAAAAACTATGCAAACGTTGCATTTATCATCGACAAACACGAATCGCAATCAGGCAACTCATTCAATTTCACAAATGTCAGCTTGTTGTTGGATAATAACGAGCGTGCGAAAATATTGCGGGATATTATAGTGCAACGCACACAACCTACTTACCGCAAAGTACTGCCAAAAATTGTTGCAACTGCGGGTGCAGCTATACTTAAACAACTGAATTCGGTGCAACGATCTGCCGTACTCAAGGCACTAACTGTAGAAAGCTATATGCTAATCAAAGGCCTGCCAGGCACAG GCAAAACGCAAACCCTCGTGGCTATTGTGCGCCTATTACATTTGATGGGTAAATCGGTGCTCATCACCAGTCATACACACTCCGCAGTCGACAATTTGTTGGTGCGCTTGAAAGCACACAAACTGCCAATACTGCGTTTGGGCTCCGGTGCGCGTATTAACGCCGAGCTGCAAGAGTTTGGCGAGCGCACTTTATTACAAGATTGTGCGTCTATCGAAGAGTTAACGCAAAAATATAATTCGTACAATATTGTGGGTGTCACTTGTCTAGGCTCAGCGCACCCGCTGTTTTTACatagaaaatttgatttttgcatAGTTGATGAAGCCACACAGGTTATGCAGGCGACAACGCTGCGTCCGCTCTTCTTTTGTgataaatttatattagttGGGGATCCCGAACAGCTGCCGCCTCTGATACGTTCAAAAGAGGCACGGCAACTGGGTGCAGACGAATCACTTTTTGAGCGCCTCGACACCAAAACCGCCACAGCTGTGCTGACACTGCAATATCGCATGAATAAAACCATAACACGACTGGCCAACGAACTCACCTACAAGGGTGCACTGCAATGTGCCTCTAAGGAGGTTGAGCTAGATGCGCTTCAAGTGAATTTGGCGAGAGACAAAAAACCTGCAAAGTGGTTACAGCGCGCCTTGCAAACACATATAGATCAAGCGGTGTACTTATTGGACACGAATGATTGCATTGAACGGCTCAACGCTTTTAACAGCGGCGAAAAGAGCACCGCGCTACTCACTGCCGCTGCTCGTTTTATTGACAAGGAGGAGCGTAAGGAAAGCGTGCCATCACCAACtgataatgaaaaacaaaataaaagcgcCAAGCGTATATCCAAATACACAAATTACTGCGAAGCTGCAATTATCATGCATATAGTTGAGCAATTACTGTTGGCAGGTTATGCGCCAGCACGTATTGGCGTGATTGCGCCGTATCGCGCACAAGTGGAGCTGTTGCGTAACTTAACTGCACAGTTTGAGCTTCACCACAATACCGAAACGTCGAAGCTGAGTTTTTCCTCGGTCGAAGTCAACACTGTTGATCAATATCAAGGGCGGGACAAAGATATTGTACTCTTTTCTGGAACGCGCACTGGTACTGTGGATGCAAATGAACGTGCGCGCGAAGCAGAAATTCTGGAGGACAAACGTCGCCTTACTGTGGCGATTACACGCGCCAAACGCAAGCTGCTGCTGGTTGGCGATGCTGCGTGCTTGACTGAATATACGCCTTTTCACCTGCTGCTCGAGCACATTCCCAGCTACTGCAAGTTGCAGCTGGAGGATGGTAAGCTTGGCTTCGAATGGCAGACACTATTGAATAATATATCTAGCATTATTAAGACTTAA
- the Cp110 gene encoding uncharacterized protein Cp110 isoform X3, which yields MVIIMEDINSDIISAAATTRINPIFALSISAPKYVSVFRIDGVPIIPPLMTADKRRQMQKLKEKAIKIEQRLEENRHRKQRYNLEYGTVLEELNEDTDVIYNKNESSSNCSLSEHLIELDAQRIEAEKSYMLLSDILTQNENEAKLSTPKQNRTKIIRQTAGESIEINVEMQQSNSLENNLMQRMHKLQKSETLIYDHRSNTVISPLTEDEVQIFQQQQQQINLDHPDEKPIGQKVELIEEDKNAIINCAARQKSDKVLKKIPSICIDPPTPIISSRSFIDTLKEQSSIDAINVNKQETPKKNVNKSLQEELTSDETSNYMESPTNLDRDLKTHHKVTNITSKILKFENFSVTETKSEKPKCSNIKPPQRSATSPSLKSLLSERTQSKIKSLDVNPTTQNENCLVRSNSFTLDYPSKALIEHIRQQQVPNDIYPTKRSNLFSMSATRDTVESKAKRVQKVDLKPRTQPMRIQLKPSITNITSPSSTHHSGIKSKRSPYEQRLIKPKIGRQLKKSISGTTAIKQMKPTPSMPSIQTAKVNTEIARERPAGSQQYNGIEDEHRQKFLELLAQQKREQQRMQQVFEEQQRYLLEQLTNKIGNVQIQHAVDHVNNKRVDISYHGSVENSPTARSDCAETFTLQSPTMSANSSVATNSLDLMSGAIQLPSLELSIDSSTLPATSQSSNTCTPRRRLFSHDLSPTASNRSVSINSNHSGITNSVGRSNGTSSGASNSR from the exons ATGGTTATAATAATGGAAGATATCAACTCAGATATAATAAGCGCAGCAGCTACTACGCGCATAAACCCCATATTTGCCCTCTCTATATCTGCACCAAAGTATGTGTCGGTGTTCCGCATCGATGGAGTTCCTATTATACCGCCATTA ATGACCGCCGACAAGCGACGACAAATgcagaaattaaaagaaaaggcTATTAAAATAGAGCAACGCTTAGAGGAAAATCGACATAGGAAACAGAGATATAATTTAGAATACGGCACAGTGCTTGAAGAACTAAACGAAGATAcagatgttatatataataaaaacgaaagtagtAGTAACTGCAGTTTATCTGAGCATTTAATAGAACTTGATGCTCAGCGTATAGAAGCAGAAAAATCGTATATGCTACTTTCAGATATTCTGAcacaaaatgaaaatgaagCTAAATTATCTACGCCTAAACAAAATCGGACAAAAATAATTCGTCAAACTGCCGGTGAATCTATTGAAATTAATGTAGAAATGCAACAGTCGAACTCTTTAGAAAATAATCTAATGCAGCGTATGCATAAGTTACAAAAATCAGAAACTTTGATTTACGACCATCGTTCTAATACAGTCATCAGCCCTTTGACAGAGGATGAAGTGCAAATcttccaacaacaacagcaacaaataaatCTGGATCATCCAGATGAAAAGCCAATTGGACAAAAAGTTGAATTAATAGAAGAagataaaaatgcaattataaATTGCGCTGCACGTCAGAAATCAGATAaggttttaaagaaaatacCATCAATATGTATTGATCCACCAACACCAATAATCAGTTCGCGTTCATTTATTGATACTCTTAAAGAACAAAGTAGTATTGACGCTATAAATGTGAATAAACAAGAAACaccgaaaaaaaatgttaacaagtCATTGCAGGAAGAACTAACTTCAGACGAAACCTCCAACTATATGGAGTCCCCCACAAATCTTGACCGAGATTTGAAAACTCATCACAAAGTAACGAACATTACCAGCAAaatccttaaatttgaaaatttttccgtAACAGAGACAAAAAGCGAAAAACCCAAGTGTTCTAACATAAAGCCACCACAGAGATCGGCAACAAGTCCATCATTGAAATCATTACTATCCGAGAGAACACAGTCCAAAATAAAATCTCTCGATGTTAACCCAACAACGCAAAATGAAAACTGCTTAGTGCGCTCAAACTCCTTTACACTAGATTATCCTTCGAAAGCATTAATTGAACACATTCGTCAACAACAAGTACCTAATGACATTTATCCTACCAAACGTTCCAACTTATTTTCGATGAGCGCCACACGCGACACTGTCGAATCAAAGGCGAAACGTGTGCAAAAAGTTGATCTTAAGCCACGCACACAACCAATGCGCATACAACTAAAGCCTTCAATCACAAATATTACAAGTCCATCCTCAACACACCATTCAGGCATTAAAAGTAAACGTTCACCTTATGAGCAAAGATTAATTAAACCGAAAATTGGACGTCAGCTGAAAAAATCTATTTCCGGTACAACCGCTATCAAACAAATGAAACCCACACCTTCGATGCCAAGCATACAAACTGCTAAAGTAAACACGGAAATTGCACGCGAACGTCCAGCAGGCAGTCAACAATACAACGGTATTGAAGATGAACACCGTCAAAAATTTCTCGAGCTATTGGCACAACAAAAACGTGAGCAACAACGTATGCAGCAGGTATTCGAAGAGCAACAAAGGTATTTGCTAGAGCAGTTGACAAATAAAATAGGCAACGTACAAATACAACATGCTGTAGATCATGTAAACAACAAAAGAGTTGACATTAGTTATCATGGCTCGGTTGAAAATTCACCCACAGCAAGGTCAGACTGTGCTGAGACCTTCACTTTACAGTCGCCAACAATGAGTGCCAACAGTTCTGTTGCAACAAATTCTTTGGACTTGATGTCAGGTGCAATCCAACTACCATCGTTGGAGTTATCTATCGACTCATCAACATTACCGGCGACATCGCAAAGCAGTAATACCTGCACTCCTCGGCGGCGGCTCTTTTCACACGACCTTTCGCCAACAGCTTCAAACAGAAGTGTGTCGATCAACAGCAACCACAGTGGAATAACTAATAGTGTTGGACGCTCGAATGGCACTAGTAGTGGAGCGTCAAACAGTCGC TGA
- the Cp110 gene encoding uncharacterized protein Cp110 isoform X2 has translation MVIIMEDINSDIISAAATTRINPIFALSISAPKYVSVFRIDGVPIIPPLMTADKRRQMQKLKEKAIKIEQRLEENRHRKQRYNLEYGTVLEELNEDTDVIYNKNESSSNCSLSEHLIELDAQRIEAEKSYMLLSDILTQNENEAKLSTPKQNRTKIIRQTAGESIEINVEMQQSNSLENNLMQRMHKLQKSETLIYDHRSNTVISPLTEDEVQIFQQQQQQINLDHPDEKPIGQKVELIEEDKNAIINCAARQKSDKVLKKIPSICIDPPTPIISSRSFIDTLKEQSSIDAINVNKQETPKKNVNKSLQEELTSDETSNYMESPTNLDRDLKTHHKVTNITSKILKFENFSVTETKSEKPKCSNIKPPQRSATSPSLKSLLSERTQSKIKSLDVNPTTQNENCLVRSNSFTLDYPSKALIEHIRQQQVPNDIYPTKRSNLFSMSATRDTVESKAKRVQKVDLKPRTQPMRIQLKPSITNITSPSSTHHSGIKSKRSPYEQRLIKPKIGRQLKKSISGTTAIKQMKPTPSMPSIQTAKVNTEIARERPAGSQQYNGIEDEHRQKFLELLAQQKREQQRMQQVFEEQQRYLLEQLTNKIGNVQIQHAVDHVNNKRVDISYHGSVENSPTARSDCAETFTLQSPTMSANSSVATNSLDLMSGAIQLPSLELSIDSSTLPATSQSSNTCTPRRRLFSHDLSPTASNRSVSINSNHSGITNSVGRSNGTSSGASNSRLYNNS, from the exons ATGGTTATAATAATGGAAGATATCAACTCAGATATAATAAGCGCAGCAGCTACTACGCGCATAAACCCCATATTTGCCCTCTCTATATCTGCACCAAAGTATGTGTCGGTGTTCCGCATCGATGGAGTTCCTATTATACCGCCATTA ATGACCGCCGACAAGCGACGACAAATgcagaaattaaaagaaaaggcTATTAAAATAGAGCAACGCTTAGAGGAAAATCGACATAGGAAACAGAGATATAATTTAGAATACGGCACAGTGCTTGAAGAACTAAACGAAGATAcagatgttatatataataaaaacgaaagtagtAGTAACTGCAGTTTATCTGAGCATTTAATAGAACTTGATGCTCAGCGTATAGAAGCAGAAAAATCGTATATGCTACTTTCAGATATTCTGAcacaaaatgaaaatgaagCTAAATTATCTACGCCTAAACAAAATCGGACAAAAATAATTCGTCAAACTGCCGGTGAATCTATTGAAATTAATGTAGAAATGCAACAGTCGAACTCTTTAGAAAATAATCTAATGCAGCGTATGCATAAGTTACAAAAATCAGAAACTTTGATTTACGACCATCGTTCTAATACAGTCATCAGCCCTTTGACAGAGGATGAAGTGCAAATcttccaacaacaacagcaacaaataaatCTGGATCATCCAGATGAAAAGCCAATTGGACAAAAAGTTGAATTAATAGAAGAagataaaaatgcaattataaATTGCGCTGCACGTCAGAAATCAGATAaggttttaaagaaaatacCATCAATATGTATTGATCCACCAACACCAATAATCAGTTCGCGTTCATTTATTGATACTCTTAAAGAACAAAGTAGTATTGACGCTATAAATGTGAATAAACAAGAAACaccgaaaaaaaatgttaacaagtCATTGCAGGAAGAACTAACTTCAGACGAAACCTCCAACTATATGGAGTCCCCCACAAATCTTGACCGAGATTTGAAAACTCATCACAAAGTAACGAACATTACCAGCAAaatccttaaatttgaaaatttttccgtAACAGAGACAAAAAGCGAAAAACCCAAGTGTTCTAACATAAAGCCACCACAGAGATCGGCAACAAGTCCATCATTGAAATCATTACTATCCGAGAGAACACAGTCCAAAATAAAATCTCTCGATGTTAACCCAACAACGCAAAATGAAAACTGCTTAGTGCGCTCAAACTCCTTTACACTAGATTATCCTTCGAAAGCATTAATTGAACACATTCGTCAACAACAAGTACCTAATGACATTTATCCTACCAAACGTTCCAACTTATTTTCGATGAGCGCCACACGCGACACTGTCGAATCAAAGGCGAAACGTGTGCAAAAAGTTGATCTTAAGCCACGCACACAACCAATGCGCATACAACTAAAGCCTTCAATCACAAATATTACAAGTCCATCCTCAACACACCATTCAGGCATTAAAAGTAAACGTTCACCTTATGAGCAAAGATTAATTAAACCGAAAATTGGACGTCAGCTGAAAAAATCTATTTCCGGTACAACCGCTATCAAACAAATGAAACCCACACCTTCGATGCCAAGCATACAAACTGCTAAAGTAAACACGGAAATTGCACGCGAACGTCCAGCAGGCAGTCAACAATACAACGGTATTGAAGATGAACACCGTCAAAAATTTCTCGAGCTATTGGCACAACAAAAACGTGAGCAACAACGTATGCAGCAGGTATTCGAAGAGCAACAAAGGTATTTGCTAGAGCAGTTGACAAATAAAATAGGCAACGTACAAATACAACATGCTGTAGATCATGTAAACAACAAAAGAGTTGACATTAGTTATCATGGCTCGGTTGAAAATTCACCCACAGCAAGGTCAGACTGTGCTGAGACCTTCACTTTACAGTCGCCAACAATGAGTGCCAACAGTTCTGTTGCAACAAATTCTTTGGACTTGATGTCAGGTGCAATCCAACTACCATCGTTGGAGTTATCTATCGACTCATCAACATTACCGGCGACATCGCAAAGCAGTAATACCTGCACTCCTCGGCGGCGGCTCTTTTCACACGACCTTTCGCCAACAGCTTCAAACAGAAGTGTGTCGATCAACAGCAACCACAGTGGAATAACTAATAGTGTTGGACGCTCGAATGGCACTAGTAGTGGAGCGTCAAACAGTCGC CTTTACAATAACAGTTGA
- the Cp110 gene encoding centriolar coiled-coil protein of 110 kDa isoform X1: MVIIMEDINSDIISAAATTRINPIFALSISAPKYVSVFRIDGVPIIPPLMTADKRRQMQKLKEKAIKIEQRLEENRHRKQRYNLEYGTVLEELNEDTDVIYNKNESSSNCSLSEHLIELDAQRIEAEKSYMLLSDILTQNENEAKLSTPKQNRTKIIRQTAGESIEINVEMQQSNSLENNLMQRMHKLQKSETLIYDHRSNTVISPLTEDEVQIFQQQQQQINLDHPDEKPIGQKVELIEEDKNAIINCAARQKSDKVLKKIPSICIDPPTPIISSRSFIDTLKEQSSIDAINVNKQETPKKNVNKSLQEELTSDETSNYMESPTNLDRDLKTHHKVTNITSKILKFENFSVTETKSEKPKCSNIKPPQRSATSPSLKSLLSERTQSKIKSLDVNPTTQNENCLVRSNSFTLDYPSKALIEHIRQQQVPNDIYPTKRSNLFSMSATRDTVESKAKRVQKVDLKPRTQPMRIQLKPSITNITSPSSTHHSGIKSKRSPYEQRLIKPKIGRQLKKSISGTTAIKQMKPTPSMPSIQTAKVNTEIARERPAGSQQYNGIEDEHRQKFLELLAQQKREQQRMQQVFEEQQRYLLEQLTNKIGNVQIQHAVDHVNNKRVDISYHGSVENSPTARSDCAETFTLQSPTMSANSSVATNSLDLMSGAIQLPSLELSIDSSTLPATSQSSNTCTPRRRLFSHDLSPTASNRSVSINSNHSGITNSVGRSNGTSSGASNSRRQSMITNTCVEAERRASAATKINAFVRGYLVRRLFQTEQVQRVVQTIKDTLIFVLNLHMETCEDPVEASAPVNIKLKARLLKQLISSTRTLHLILFQTTPKERMEIISRDRKRIKTKMLKNNLKWSPRIQT; encoded by the exons ATGGTTATAATAATGGAAGATATCAACTCAGATATAATAAGCGCAGCAGCTACTACGCGCATAAACCCCATATTTGCCCTCTCTATATCTGCACCAAAGTATGTGTCGGTGTTCCGCATCGATGGAGTTCCTATTATACCGCCATTA ATGACCGCCGACAAGCGACGACAAATgcagaaattaaaagaaaaggcTATTAAAATAGAGCAACGCTTAGAGGAAAATCGACATAGGAAACAGAGATATAATTTAGAATACGGCACAGTGCTTGAAGAACTAAACGAAGATAcagatgttatatataataaaaacgaaagtagtAGTAACTGCAGTTTATCTGAGCATTTAATAGAACTTGATGCTCAGCGTATAGAAGCAGAAAAATCGTATATGCTACTTTCAGATATTCTGAcacaaaatgaaaatgaagCTAAATTATCTACGCCTAAACAAAATCGGACAAAAATAATTCGTCAAACTGCCGGTGAATCTATTGAAATTAATGTAGAAATGCAACAGTCGAACTCTTTAGAAAATAATCTAATGCAGCGTATGCATAAGTTACAAAAATCAGAAACTTTGATTTACGACCATCGTTCTAATACAGTCATCAGCCCTTTGACAGAGGATGAAGTGCAAATcttccaacaacaacagcaacaaataaatCTGGATCATCCAGATGAAAAGCCAATTGGACAAAAAGTTGAATTAATAGAAGAagataaaaatgcaattataaATTGCGCTGCACGTCAGAAATCAGATAaggttttaaagaaaatacCATCAATATGTATTGATCCACCAACACCAATAATCAGTTCGCGTTCATTTATTGATACTCTTAAAGAACAAAGTAGTATTGACGCTATAAATGTGAATAAACAAGAAACaccgaaaaaaaatgttaacaagtCATTGCAGGAAGAACTAACTTCAGACGAAACCTCCAACTATATGGAGTCCCCCACAAATCTTGACCGAGATTTGAAAACTCATCACAAAGTAACGAACATTACCAGCAAaatccttaaatttgaaaatttttccgtAACAGAGACAAAAAGCGAAAAACCCAAGTGTTCTAACATAAAGCCACCACAGAGATCGGCAACAAGTCCATCATTGAAATCATTACTATCCGAGAGAACACAGTCCAAAATAAAATCTCTCGATGTTAACCCAACAACGCAAAATGAAAACTGCTTAGTGCGCTCAAACTCCTTTACACTAGATTATCCTTCGAAAGCATTAATTGAACACATTCGTCAACAACAAGTACCTAATGACATTTATCCTACCAAACGTTCCAACTTATTTTCGATGAGCGCCACACGCGACACTGTCGAATCAAAGGCGAAACGTGTGCAAAAAGTTGATCTTAAGCCACGCACACAACCAATGCGCATACAACTAAAGCCTTCAATCACAAATATTACAAGTCCATCCTCAACACACCATTCAGGCATTAAAAGTAAACGTTCACCTTATGAGCAAAGATTAATTAAACCGAAAATTGGACGTCAGCTGAAAAAATCTATTTCCGGTACAACCGCTATCAAACAAATGAAACCCACACCTTCGATGCCAAGCATACAAACTGCTAAAGTAAACACGGAAATTGCACGCGAACGTCCAGCAGGCAGTCAACAATACAACGGTATTGAAGATGAACACCGTCAAAAATTTCTCGAGCTATTGGCACAACAAAAACGTGAGCAACAACGTATGCAGCAGGTATTCGAAGAGCAACAAAGGTATTTGCTAGAGCAGTTGACAAATAAAATAGGCAACGTACAAATACAACATGCTGTAGATCATGTAAACAACAAAAGAGTTGACATTAGTTATCATGGCTCGGTTGAAAATTCACCCACAGCAAGGTCAGACTGTGCTGAGACCTTCACTTTACAGTCGCCAACAATGAGTGCCAACAGTTCTGTTGCAACAAATTCTTTGGACTTGATGTCAGGTGCAATCCAACTACCATCGTTGGAGTTATCTATCGACTCATCAACATTACCGGCGACATCGCAAAGCAGTAATACCTGCACTCCTCGGCGGCGGCTCTTTTCACACGACCTTTCGCCAACAGCTTCAAACAGAAGTGTGTCGATCAACAGCAACCACAGTGGAATAACTAATAGTGTTGGACGCTCGAATGGCACTAGTAGTGGAGCGTCAAACAGTCGC CGTCAGTCGATGATTACCAACACATGCGTAGAAGCTGAGCGACGAGCGTCTGCAGCGACCAAGATCAATGCGTTCGTACGTGGTTATTTGGTGCGTCGTCTATTTCAAACGGAACAAGTTCAGCGTGTTGTACAGACAATCAAAGACACGTTAATATTCGTTTTGAACTTACACATGGAGACCTGCGAGGACCCTGTAGAAGCGAGTGCTCCTGTTAATATCAAACTTAAAGCACGACTTTTAAAGCAG ttaattTCTTCGACGCGCACCCTTCATTTGATTCTTTTCCAAACGACGCCTAAGGAACGCATGGAAATAATTAGTCGTGATCGCAAACGTATCAAAACCAAAATGCTGAAAAATAATCTGAAATG GTCACCCCGCATTCAAACCTGA